Part of the Sphingopyxis sp. 113P3 genome, GTCAAAATGTGGTTGTGTGGGCCGCGACTCTGTCGTTGCTCGCGAACTCCAGTGACAGCGAATTGCCGTAGAGGAGAAGCCGCGAGCGGAAACCTCCGATTCCTGCCGCACTGCACCATCTCAATTATTTTTGTTGACGATCCACGCGGAAGAGCTAAATCCCGCGGCTCGCGGGACGGGAAAGTTTCCCCAGCGCGGAAAGGCATTTTAGGGAGCCCACACATCATGAAGAAGTTTGCTGCTATCGCCGTTGCTGCCAGCATGTTCGCCCTCGCCGCTTGCGGTGAGAAGGCTGCTGACGAAGCCACCACCACCGAAGCTCCGGCTGCTGACGCAGCTGCTGAAGCTGGTGCCGATGCCGCCGCTGCTGGCGCTGACGCCGCCGCTGCTGGCGCTGAAGCTGCTGCCACCGGCGCTGACGCCGCTGCTGCTCCGGCCGACGCTGCCGCTGCTCCGGCTGATGCCGCTGCTGCTCCGGCTGAAGAAACGAAGTAAGTCGCAGCCCTTCGGGGCATGACTGAAACGAAAAGAGGCGGCTTTCCATCGGAAAGCCGCCTTTTTCGCGTTGTCTATCAGAGCGGGCTGCTAAGGGCGAACCATGCTGCGATCAGCCCCAATAGCGCCGATGCGACGAGCCCGCGCGAGGAAGGTACGGCTCCGGCGGCGCATCTCAAGAATGATCTCTGCGCCGCCAACGTCGCGCGGCTGATGGACGGTATCCGCCCGGTGTTTCTCGCGGCTTTTCATCGTCAAAGAATCGGGTAGCTCAGACCGTAATATCCGTAGATTGTCCGGCCATAATCGTCGGTATACTCGGGCGACTCTTCGCGCGCATAACGCGGCGCTTCAGTCAATTGCTCCTTCGTAAGATGGACGACATAGCCCCCCTGGTCGGTGTCGTAGGTCAGCATGTCCCACGGAATGGGATAATGATCGGTTCCGAGCCCGAACAGGCCGCCGAATTCCATCAGGCTCTTCCTCGTGAACGGGGGATGAGGGAAATTGGGTTAGACTTGTCATAGGAAGGACAAGTCTGATGAAGAAGAAGGCTGATCAGGGAATCGACGGCATATTAGGGCTGTCGGATGTTGAGATTGTCCGTGTCGAGCGGCGACGCGACATTCGTGTGTGGGCGCGGCCAACGAAGCGGCCTGTTTGCCTTTATTGCGGCCACGGGGGGCTGCGGATCAAGGCGACTTATGAGCGCGATCTCAAGCACACGCGTCAAGGCAACCAGATCCTGATCGTGCACCTTGCGGTGCCCAAATATCATTGTGCCGGTTGCGGCCGCTATTTCCGTCATCGCTTTTCGGGCATCCGTCCGCGCTATCGCGCGACGGAGACGTACCGTCTTGAGGTCTTCGACGGTCACCACGGAGGCATCAGCCAAAGCCAGTTGACGAGCACCCATGCGATCGGCAGTGCAACCATCGAGCGCTGGTATCATCATTTCATCGAACAGCGCGTCTCGGAGCTGTCCGGTCGGCCCTGCCCGCAGGTCCTGGGGATCGACGAGCATTTTTTCTCGCGCAAGAGAGGCTATGCGACGACATTTGTCGATCTGAAGAATCACAAGGTCTACGATGTCGTCCCGGGACGCTCGGAAGACAGTTTACGAAGCTATTTGCGAAGGTTGCCAGGGCGCGACAAGGTCAAGGTCATCGTGATGGACCTGTCGGAAACCTATCGCGCAATCGCCCGCAAATATTTTCCGAACGCGAAGATCGTCGCCGATCGCTTCCATGTCATTCGGCTGCTCAACCAGCATTTCCTCGAAGGATGGAAGCGCTTCGATCCCGAGGGCCGAAAGAATCGCGGGCTGCTCAGTTTGATGCGGCGCCATCGATGGAAGCTAAGCGAAGAACAGCGCAAAAGGCTGGCCGTCTACCTGAAAGCCAATCCGGTGCTCGAAGCCCTCTACACTGCCAAGCAGGACATGGCCCTCCTGCTGACGCAAAAATCCCTCAATGCCAAAAAGGCCAGCCAGCTTATCCCCGACCTGCTCAGGCTGATCGATCAGTTCGCCGCCAGCCCCCTCAAGTCCCTCGCCGATACCCTGACCAGCTGGCTCGAGCCCGTCGCCCGCATGTGGCGCTTTTCCAGGAACAATGGAATCACCGAGGGCTTTCACACAAAGATGGAGATGATCTCGCGCCGCGCGTTCGGCTTCCGCAACTTTCACAACTACCGCTTGCGCGTGCTCGCTCTTTGCGGTTGGAATGGCGTCATCAATCGGGTCTGATCCACCCTCATCCCCCGTTCACGGGGAAGAGCCTTCCATCACGGCATATTCGCTTTTGCCCGACCTTTTATCGATCATGACATTCGCGATCGTGCCGAGCCGATCGCCTTCGGGGTTGTAAACCGCGGTTCCTTCCACCTTGTCAGAGGCGATGAGGCGGTTCGTTTCGGTTGTTTCGAGAGTGTCGGTCATGGCTCCGTCTCCTTATGGGCAAGAGGACGGCGACACAGGAGGCGGCACCGCCCCTGCTTGAGCAACGAGCGATGATCGCGCTTGTTCCGTAACCCGCCTCGAATAGCCGCGCTCTTCAGCTTCGATGCGCCGCCATCAGGCGGCTCTTCCGGCGGAGAAGTGGTCGGGGAGACAGGATTCGAACCTGCGACATCCTGCTCCCAAAGCAGGCGCGCTACCGGGCTGCGCTACTCCCCGAGCCGCTGCAGCCATTAGGTTTCACGCCCGCCGAGAGCAAGCAGAAAGCGTGCGACGCCCAAATTGGGCGAACGCACGGGGGCATGGCCCCCCCGCGCGCTCCCCTATTTACCGGCAGCGCCCGCCGCGGTCGATCTCGCGGCCCAGAAGCGCACCTGCCGCCGCGCCGACGATCGTACCCGGCGTACGGTCACCATAGCGGTCGACCTCACGGCCGAGGAGAGCCCCAGCCGCACCGCCAACGATCATCCCGGTCGTGCCATTCGACCGGCGACACCGATAATGATTACGCGACTGATAATAGCGGCGCCCGTCGCGATAATATTTACGCCGATAATCGTGTCGGCCGTCCCATCGATCATGATCACGGTGGTGATAGGAATGGCGGTGGTGCCGATCGCGCGCCTCTGCATCGGCGGGCAGCGCAGCCACCGCGCTGATGCCGATGAGCGCGGTCAGAGCCAACTTCTTCATCGAAAACATCATACAGACCTTCCATCCTGCCCCCCTTCGCCCAAATTAGGGAGCGCAAGATGGCGCTCAGGTGAACGCGCGCACCGTACCATGCTGCTCACCGACGCTAAAAGGCGGTTCGTCGCGCGCCCTCAGAATCGGGCCGGTCGCTTGTCGTTACTTCCTCCCAAACAGCCTCTCGACATCCTCCATAGCGAGTTTCACCCAGGTTGGTCGGCCATGGTTGCACTGCCCTGAATGCGGTGTGACCTCCATCTGGCGAAGGAGCGCGTTCATCTCCGCCACGCTCAGCGTCCGCCCTGCGCGAACGGACCCATGACACGCCATTGTGGCTGCAACGAGTTCGAGCCGCTCGCTAAGGCCGAGCGCGGCGTCGTAGCCCGCAAGATCATCCGCGATGTCGGTGACGAGCTTGTGGCAATCGATGGGACCGAGCATCGCGGGCGTCGCGCGGACCATCACTGCGGCGGGACCGAAACGCTCAAGTTCGACGCCGAGCGCTGTGAGCTGCCCCGCCGCCGCTTCGAGCCGGTCGCAGGCGGGCTCGTCAAGCTCGACGATTTCCGGGAGCAGCAGGCCCTGCGAGGGCACAGCCTGTCCCGACATGCCGCGCCGTAGCGTCTCCAGCACCAGCCGTTCGTGCGCCGCATGCTGGTCCACGATGACCAGACCGTCCGCAGCCTCCGCCACGATATAGGTCTTTGCTATTTGTCCGCGTGCGATCCCCAGCGGATGCTCGTCCGCTTCTGGCGGCGGTGCTTCGGCAATTTCGGCGCGGCCCGCAAGCGGCGCCGGCGCGAAAGGGGTCATGCGATCATAGACACGCGCCGTCGTCGCTTCGGCTGGCGGGACGGTCTCGGCGCCGAAGAGTCGCGCGGCAGGCGCCTCCTGCACGGAAGCACGGAACAGGAAGCCACTCGAGACCTTGGGGACCACAGGTTCCTGCTGCCAGGCCGCGAGCGCAGCCTCTGCGGGGCGCTGGACGCTGCGAAAGCCATGCTCGTCGAGGGCACGGCGTAATCCGCCGACGATCATTCCGCGAATGAGCTGCGGGTCGCGAAAGCGCACTTCGGTTTTTGCCGGGTGGACATTCACGTCGACCTCGCTCGCTGGAACATCGAGGAAGAGCGCCACGACGGGATGGCGGTCGCGTGCAAGCAGGTCGGCATAGGCGCCGCGCAACGCCCCCACGAGAAGCCTGTCCTTCACCGGGCGCCCGTTGACAAACAGATACTGATGGTCGGCAATGCCCCGATTGTATGTCGGCAGGCTGATCACACCGCCCAGATGTACCTCCCCTCGATCCAGATCGACCCCGATACTGTTGGCGGCAAGCTCGCGGCTTGTCAGCGCAGCGACGCGCGCCAGCCGGTCCTGACCGCCTTGCAGATCGAGAATGCGCCGTCCGTCATGCTCGAGCGTTACGCCTATGTCGGGGCGCGCCATCGCGAGCCGCCGAACGACGTCGAGGCAGGAGGCATATTCGCTGCGAGGACTGCGCAGGAATTTGCGCCGAGCCGGAACCCGCGCAAACAGATCCTCGACGACAACGCGCGTGCCCTTGGCGAGCGCTGCGGGTCCCTCGCTTGTCAGCGCGCCATTGTCGACGACGCGCCGCCAGCCGTCGGTATCTGCCGCCCGGCTTTCGAGTGTCAAACGCGCAACGCTGGCAATCGAGGGCAGCGCCTCGCCGCGAAACCCGAGCGTCGTGACCGCTTCGATCGCTTCGTCAGGCAACTTCGACGTTGCATGTCGCTCAAGCGCGAGCGCCATTTCGGGCGGCGTCATCCCGCAGCCATCGTCTTCGACTTCGATGCGCGCGATTCCGCCTTCGGCGAGTCGCACCGAAATCCGATTCGCCCCCGCATCTATCGCATTTTCCACCAGTTCCTTGAGCGCAGCGGCAGGTCTTTCGACCACTTCGCCCGCTGCGATCCGATTTACGAGCTTTTCCGGCAGGCGGCGTATTGACATGGAGCCTCTCCTAGCGCAGTCGAACGCAAATCGCGACCCACCCGCACAGCCTGATCATTTTGTCCAGCAAGCCCCTCGCGGACGAGCCGGAATCTTCCTCCTGATTGGTCCTGTCGCCGCCGGGCACGCGGATGCACATCACGACAGGGGGCGTGTCCGTCGGGGGCGCGGCTTCGTTGACAGGAAGCAGTATCGATGTCCTTCTTTTCCCGCTGGTTCAAATTCAATTCGCAAGACATGGCAATCGACCTCGGCACCGCGAACACGGTGGTCTATGTTCGCGGCAAGGGGATCGTGCTCAACGAGCCCTCGGTCGTCGCGGTCGAAACGCTCAACGGCATCAAGCGGGTAAAGGCAGTCGGTGACGATGCAAAGCTGATGATGGGCAAGACCCCGGACAGCATCGAGGCGATCCGCCCACTGCGCGACGGCGTCATCGCCGACATCGACGTCGCCGAGCAGATGATCAAGCATTTCATCACCAAGGTTCACGGCGGCAAGCCCAACGCCTTCCGCAGCCCCGAAATCGTGATCTGCGTGCCTTCAGGCTCGACCAGCGTCGAGCGGCGTGCGATCCGGGACGCTGCGTCGAATGCGGGCGCGAGCGAGGTGTGGCTGATCGAGGAGCCAATGGCGGCTGCAATCGGCGCCGACATGCCGGTGACCGAACCGATCGGCTCCATGGTCGTCGACATCGGAGGCGGCACCACCGAGGTCGCGGTGCTTTCGCTGCGCGGTCTCGCCTACACCACCTCGGTCCGCGCGGGCGGTGACAAGATGGACGAGGCGATCGTATCCTACGTCCGCCGCCACCACAATCTCCTGATCGGTGAAGCGACCGCTGAGCGGATCAAGAAGGATTTCGGCATCGCGCGCATTCCGTCGGACGGCGTCGGCCTGACAATCCACATCAAGGGCCGCGACCTCGTCAACGGCGTGCCGAAGGAAATCTCGATCAACCAGGCTCAGATCGCCGAGGCGCTGTCGGAGCCGATTGGCACGATTGTCGAGGGTGTGCGCATCGCGCTCGAGAACACCGCACCCGAGCTCGCCGCCGACATCGTAGACCAGGGCATAGTGCTGACCGGTGGCGGCGCGCTGATCCGGGAACTCGACGAACTTCTTCGCGATGCGACCGGCCTGCCGGTCACCGTTGCCGAAGACCCGCTGACCTGCGTTGCGATCGGTACGGGCCGCGCAATGGAGGACCCCGCTTTCCGCGGCGTGCTCCAGCAAGCCTGATACGGTAGGCCATGGTCCGCCCGGCACATCGGCGTCCGGGGCAATCCCGAAAGGCCCAGTACAGCCTGTTCGTCGCCTATGTCATTGCCGTGACAGGGGCCGTGGCCGGGTTGCTGCTGGCAGTGCTTTCGGTGGTCGATCCCGTGGGTTTCGCTCAGCTTCGCGTCGCGAGCCAGGAACTCGCGGCGCCCGTTGCGCGCGTCACCCGGTCGGTGACGGGCTCCATTTCGGGTATCGACGACAATGTTTCGGCCTATGTGAAAGCGGGAACGCAGAACCGACGCCTGCGCCAGGAGCTCGCGGACACGCGGCGAAAACTCGTCGCGACCAGTTCGCTTCAGGAAGAAAATCGTCAACTCAAAGCGCTGCTGCAGCTCCAGCAGATCGACAAGGCGGCGCTTGCCCATGGCTATCTGCTTACGTCGACCTCGACGAGCAGCAAGCGCATCGCGCTGCTCAGTATCGGCCGCAAGGTGGGCGTTGCTGCAGGTCAGCCGGTCCGAGGCGCCGACGGACTGATCGGCCGTGTGCTGAGCGCGGGTCCCTCGGTGTCGCAGGTGCTATTGCTGACCGACGTTGAAAATATCGTCCCCGTCCGCCGCGCGCGCGATGGGCTCCCGGCGCTTTCGTCGGGGCGCGGCAACGGCTATCTCGATGTGCGAACGCTCAATATCGCGAACAATCCGTTCAAGCCCGGCGATATCCTTGTTACCTCCGGCACTGGCGGCCTCTACCCGCCCAATATCCCTGTTGCGATCGTGGTCCGCCGTCAGGACGACGGCGCGCTCGCCCGTCCCCTCGCCGACCCGGCCAAGGTCGACGCGGTTTCGGTGCTGCGTCCCTACACGCCCGACAATATCGAGGCGGCGCCTGCCCCCGCCGCTGCACCAACGCCATGAACCGCACCGGCCCGCGCCTTGGCGAGCCTGCGTCACTCTGGCGCATGCGGATCGTCCCGATTGCCACCGTCATGGTCGCGTCGGCGCTCCCGCTGATGCTGCCGCTCGTTGCAAGTTCACCCGTTCTGCCGCCGTTCGGACTGCTCTTCTTTCTCTGCTGGCAGCTCTTGCGGACCGAGATGTGGCCCGTATGGATCGGCCTCCCTCTCGGCCTTTGGGACGATCTGTTCAGCGGCTCGCCTATCGGCACCGCCATAGGATTATGGACAATTGCCAGCATCGCCATCCATTATCTCTCGCAGCGCATTTACTGGCGCGGCTTCTTTCACGATTGGGCAATCGCGGCCATCCTCATCGCCGCTGTCCAGGCGCTTTCGGCGCTGATCGTTCATCCCCATGCTCCTGGGGGGCGCGTTCTCGGCCTCGTCGTGCCTCAGATCGTCATATCGATGCTGCTCGTTCCGCTGTTTCTTCGCCTGACCGGCAAGTTTGACAATTTCCGCCTGAAACGCCGATAAACCGAATTCTGGCCCCTCATGAAGCGCAGACAGCCGCCCATCACCGAAGCCTGGCGAGGCCTTACCTTTACGCGCCGCGCACTTGTCGTTGGCGGTGCGCAGGCGGCTGTCGGTGTCGCGCTCGCGGCGAGAATGGCCTATATCTCGGTCGTCGACAATGATCGCTATGTCCTTGAGTCGGAAAGCAATCGTGTCAACCTGACGCTTGTCCCGCCGCGCCGGGGCTGGATTGTCGACCGGAACGGGAAGGCTCTTGCGAATAATCGTGTGTCGCTCCGCATCGACATCATTCCCGACCGTCTGCACGACAGGGATGCGGTGCTTGCACGCCTGCGAACCTTGCTGCGGCTCGACGGCGACACGATGGAAAGGATCGAACGCGACCTCAATGCCGCCTCGGGATTTCAGCCCGTCGCGGTGAAGGAAGATGTGAGCGAGGCGGACTATGCCTCGGTCCTCGTCCGCCTGCCCGATCTTCCGGGCATCGCGCCGGCTCGAGGCTTCGCGCGCAACTATCCAACCGGCGCCGCCGTCGGCCATCTGATCGGCTATGTCGGCGCGCCGAACGCCGAGGAATATGAGAAGGTCAAAGACCCGCTCTACATCACTCCGGGCTTCAAGATCGGCAAGGACGGGCTGGAGAAATATTTCGAGCCGATGCTGAAGGGCAAGCCCGGCGCGCGGCGGGTCGAAGTCACGGCGCGCGGGAAGATCGTTCGCGATCTCAACACCAAGCCCGATGTGCAGGGCAAGACGGTGCACCTCACGATCGATGCGGACCTTCAGGAATATGCCGCACGGCGCATGGGCCGCGAGTCGGGCGCGGCGATCGTGATTGACTGCGAGAGCGGCGATATTCTCGCGTTCATCGCGATGCCAAGTTTTGATCCGAACAGTTTTTCCGACGGAATCAGCAATTCAGAATATGC contains:
- a CDS encoding glycine zipper 2TM domain-containing protein, which gives rise to MKKLALTALIGISAVAALPADAEARDRHHRHSYHHRDHDRWDGRHDYRRKYYRDGRRYYQSRNHYRCRRSNGTTGMIVGGAAGALLGREVDRYGDRTPGTIVGAAAGALLGREIDRGGRCR
- a CDS encoding rod shape-determining protein; the protein is MSFFSRWFKFNSQDMAIDLGTANTVVYVRGKGIVLNEPSVVAVETLNGIKRVKAVGDDAKLMMGKTPDSIEAIRPLRDGVIADIDVAEQMIKHFITKVHGGKPNAFRSPEIVICVPSGSTSVERRAIRDAASNAGASEVWLIEEPMAAAIGADMPVTEPIGSMVVDIGGGTTEVAVLSLRGLAYTTSVRAGGDKMDEAIVSYVRRHHNLLIGEATAERIKKDFGIARIPSDGVGLTIHIKGRDLVNGVPKEISINQAQIAEALSEPIGTIVEGVRIALENTAPELAADIVDQGIVLTGGGALIRELDELLRDATGLPVTVAEDPLTCVAIGTGRAMEDPAFRGVLQQA
- a CDS encoding ISL3 family transposase — protein: MKKKADQGIDGILGLSDVEIVRVERRRDIRVWARPTKRPVCLYCGHGGLRIKATYERDLKHTRQGNQILIVHLAVPKYHCAGCGRYFRHRFSGIRPRYRATETYRLEVFDGHHGGISQSQLTSTHAIGSATIERWYHHFIEQRVSELSGRPCPQVLGIDEHFFSRKRGYATTFVDLKNHKVYDVVPGRSEDSLRSYLRRLPGRDKVKVIVMDLSETYRAIARKYFPNAKIVADRFHVIRLLNQHFLEGWKRFDPEGRKNRGLLSLMRRHRWKLSEEQRKRLAVYLKANPVLEALYTAKQDMALLLTQKSLNAKKASQLIPDLLRLIDQFAASPLKSLADTLTSWLEPVARMWRFSRNNGITEGFHTKMEMISRRAFGFRNFHNYRLRVLALCGWNGVINRV
- the mreC gene encoding rod shape-determining protein MreC produces the protein MVRPAHRRPGQSRKAQYSLFVAYVIAVTGAVAGLLLAVLSVVDPVGFAQLRVASQELAAPVARVTRSVTGSISGIDDNVSAYVKAGTQNRRLRQELADTRRKLVATSSLQEENRQLKALLQLQQIDKAALAHGYLLTSTSTSSKRIALLSIGRKVGVAAGQPVRGADGLIGRVLSAGPSVSQVLLLTDVENIVPVRRARDGLPALSSGRGNGYLDVRTLNIANNPFKPGDILVTSGTGGLYPPNIPVAIVVRRQDDGALARPLADPAKVDAVSVLRPYTPDNIEAAPAPAAAPTP
- a CDS encoding rod shape-determining protein MreD; this encodes MNRTGPRLGEPASLWRMRIVPIATVMVASALPLMLPLVASSPVLPPFGLLFFLCWQLLRTEMWPVWIGLPLGLWDDLFSGSPIGTAIGLWTIASIAIHYLSQRIYWRGFFHDWAIAAILIAAVQALSALIVHPHAPGGRVLGLVVPQIVISMLLVPLFLRLTGKFDNFRLKRR
- a CDS encoding PRC-barrel domain-containing protein is translated as MTDTLETTETNRLIASDKVEGTAVYNPEGDRLGTIANVMIDKRSGKSEYAVMEGSSP
- the mutL gene encoding DNA mismatch repair endonuclease MutL, with product MSIRRLPEKLVNRIAAGEVVERPAAALKELVENAIDAGANRISVRLAEGGIARIEVEDDGCGMTPPEMALALERHATSKLPDEAIEAVTTLGFRGEALPSIASVARLTLESRAADTDGWRRVVDNGALTSEGPAALAKGTRVVVEDLFARVPARRKFLRSPRSEYASCLDVVRRLAMARPDIGVTLEHDGRRILDLQGGQDRLARVAALTSRELAANSIGVDLDRGEVHLGGVISLPTYNRGIADHQYLFVNGRPVKDRLLVGALRGAYADLLARDRHPVVALFLDVPASEVDVNVHPAKTEVRFRDPQLIRGMIVGGLRRALDEHGFRSVQRPAEAALAAWQQEPVVPKVSSGFLFRASVQEAPAARLFGAETVPPAEATTARVYDRMTPFAPAPLAGRAEIAEAPPPEADEHPLGIARGQIAKTYIVAEAADGLVIVDQHAAHERLVLETLRRGMSGQAVPSQGLLLPEIVELDEPACDRLEAAAGQLTALGVELERFGPAAVMVRATPAMLGPIDCHKLVTDIADDLAGYDAALGLSERLELVAATMACHGSVRAGRTLSVAEMNALLRQMEVTPHSGQCNHGRPTWVKLAMEDVERLFGRK